The genomic segment GCACATAGAAATGGTCATGGATCGGGATCTCTCCTCCAGGCTGGACCGTGAAGAACCGCAGCCCGTATTCGGGTTCTCCCTTTTCGTCCCTGCCCGTCCTGGAGAGCCAGCGAATCCCGACTCCGGTAACCTTTTTCAACTCGCCCTTGTATGTTATGTTCTCCACCTTGACCTCTTCGACATCCTTCCAGTTTCGAACCTCCATCACAGCCTCCATTCAAGGTATGCAGAAATTTTGCCTCCGCTCTGAAGCCCGCCGGGTCAGAACG from the Deltaproteobacteria bacterium genome contains:
- a CDS encoding cupin domain-containing protein, translated to MEVRNWKDVEEVKVENITYKGELKKVTGVGIRWLSRTGRDEKGEPEYGLRFFTVQPGGEIPIHDHFYVQTMYILSGRFECWRFDPETGEIAEKVICKPGDAIYAPSMEPHGMRNMSETEPGTFLCCICNVYRRGK